One part of the Parabacteroides distasonis ATCC 8503 genome encodes these proteins:
- a CDS encoding GtrA family protein — protein METIKQAIKYGVVGLSNTLITMIVIWVMMKLFGCREGLSNLTGYVAGILNSFIWNKQWTFKGSSTGWTKGAVRFTIAFIICYALQYGLVLILNSRLTIDHYYNHLIGMAFYTVINFLVNKFYTFKA, from the coding sequence ATGGAGACGATTAAGCAAGCTATTAAGTATGGTGTAGTCGGGTTGAGCAATACCTTGATAACGATGATCGTTATCTGGGTGATGATGAAACTCTTCGGATGCCGGGAAGGTTTATCTAACTTAACGGGATATGTGGCAGGCATATTAAACAGTTTCATCTGGAACAAGCAATGGACTTTCAAGGGAAGTTCCACCGGATGGACGAAAGGGGCGGTTCGGTTCACGATCGCTTTTATTATTTGTTATGCTTTACAGTACGGATTGGTACTGATCTTGAATTCCCGACTTACGATCGATCATTACTACAACCACTTGATTGGAATGGCTTTCTATACGGTGATTAATTTTTTAGTAAATAAGTTTTATACCTTTAAAGCTTAA
- a CDS encoding GRP family sugar transporter: MYIVQDYSLAVIFCVVTMLCWGSWGNTQKLASKTWRYEFFYWDYVIGVLLFSLISGFTLGSIGTEGRSFLPDLAQANLASLGSAFLGGIIFNAANILLSAAIAICGLSVAFPVGIGLALVLGVLVNYFGAAKGEPTYIFIGVALITVAIILNGLAYKKALVGTKKVSGKGILISVVAGVIMAFFYRFVAASMDMENFASPAPGKLTPYTAVFVFAIGVFVSNFLFNTLAMKHPVEGKPVSICGYFKGNMSTHLVGVLGGVIWCIGQSFSMIASEKAGAAISYGLGQGATLVSALWGILIWKEFKGAPAISNRLNVGMFILFVIGLGFLIYAGA; this comes from the coding sequence ATGTATATCGTACAAGATTATTCTTTAGCTGTCATATTCTGTGTCGTTACGATGCTTTGTTGGGGATCGTGGGGGAATACGCAGAAATTAGCCTCCAAGACTTGGAGATATGAGTTCTTCTATTGGGACTACGTGATTGGTGTCTTGCTCTTTTCTCTGATTTCCGGCTTTACCTTGGGTAGCATCGGGACGGAAGGACGCAGTTTCCTGCCGGATTTGGCGCAAGCGAACCTCGCTAGTTTAGGGAGTGCCTTTTTGGGCGGTATTATTTTTAATGCTGCCAATATCTTGTTGTCTGCGGCGATCGCCATTTGCGGATTGTCGGTTGCTTTTCCGGTTGGGATCGGATTAGCCTTGGTGCTAGGCGTATTGGTTAACTATTTCGGGGCGGCGAAGGGGGAACCAACTTATATCTTTATCGGTGTAGCTTTAATCACGGTCGCCATCATCTTGAATGGCCTGGCTTATAAGAAAGCCTTGGTCGGTACCAAGAAAGTATCGGGGAAGGGGATCCTTATATCGGTTGTGGCCGGCGTGATCATGGCCTTTTTCTATCGTTTTGTCGCCGCTTCCATGGATATGGAGAATTTCGCTTCTCCGGCACCCGGGAAGTTGACGCCTTATACCGCCGTATTTGTTTTTGCCATAGGAGTATTTGTTAGTAATTTCTTGTTTAACACATTGGCAATGAAACATCCGGTGGAAGGTAAGCCTGTCTCCATATGCGGTTATTTTAAGGGAAATATGAGTACGCACCTCGTGGGTGTATTGGGGGGTGTTATCTGGTGTATCGGTCAATCTTTCAGTATGATAGCGTCAGAGAAAGCGGGAGCGGCTATATCTTACGGATTGGGGCAAGGAGCCACGCTAGTCTCCGCTTTATGGGGCATCCTTATCTGGAAAGAGTTCAAGGGAGCACCAGCCATTTCCAATCGTCTGAATGTCGGGATGTTTATTTTATTCGTGATCGGACTTGGGTTTTTAATTTATGCGGGAGCTTAA
- a CDS encoding nucleoside hydrolase produces the protein MKKSLFLMGLFALFISCKGNVSQTDKPQPVNLILDTDLGPDYDDVGAMALMHALADSGQVNILATLSSNHDERVVPCIEVLNTYFNRPDIPVGAPKSEPGASLTTWHKTKWTDELPANYPHHTAKTSDAPDALKVYRKILSEQPDTSVVICTIGFFSNLRDLLQSGADEYSDLSGKELVAKKVKRLVSMAGLFPEGKEFNVYCDVPASKVVAEEWPTEIVFSGFEIGNVILTGKKLVQMNVENSPVKDAYALCFAEGDPEGRMSWDHTAVLVAIKGYEPYFDVERGTFHVVDDEGTNNWVANPNGRDLRLIEKMPPTEVASLIENYMMHQRSIK, from the coding sequence ATGAAGAAATCATTGTTTCTGATGGGCTTATTCGCCTTGTTTATCTCCTGTAAGGGGAATGTTTCTCAAACCGATAAGCCTCAACCGGTAAATCTTATTCTAGATACCGATTTAGGTCCGGACTATGATGATGTGGGCGCTATGGCCTTGATGCATGCCTTGGCGGATAGCGGTCAGGTAAATATTCTTGCGACTCTTTCCTCCAACCATGATGAGCGGGTGGTGCCTTGCATTGAGGTGCTGAATACTTATTTCAACCGTCCGGACATACCGGTAGGGGCACCAAAGAGCGAACCGGGGGCCTCCTTGACTACTTGGCATAAAACGAAGTGGACTGACGAGTTACCCGCTAACTATCCGCATCATACGGCGAAGACTTCCGACGCTCCGGATGCCCTGAAGGTGTATCGTAAGATTCTGAGCGAACAACCGGATACCAGCGTTGTTATTTGTACGATTGGTTTCTTCTCTAATTTAAGGGATTTGCTTCAATCGGGAGCTGATGAATATAGCGATCTCTCCGGAAAGGAATTAGTCGCCAAGAAAGTGAAACGTTTGGTTTCTATGGCGGGCCTGTTTCCGGAAGGTAAAGAATTCAATGTGTATTGCGATGTCCCTGCCTCTAAAGTCGTAGCGGAGGAATGGCCTACAGAGATTGTCTTTAGCGGTTTTGAGATCGGGAACGTAATCTTGACCGGAAAGAAACTGGTGCAAATGAACGTGGAGAACAGTCCTGTAAAAGATGCGTATGCCCTTTGTTTTGCGGAGGGAGACCCAGAAGGGCGCATGAGCTGGGATCATACGGCGGTATTGGTCGCTATAAAAGGTTATGAGCCTTATTTCGATGTAGAGCGAGGAACCTTTCATGTCGTAGATGATGAGGGGACTAACAATTGGGTGGCAAATCCCAATGGCCGTGATCTTCGTTTGATCGAGAAGATGCCGCCTACGGAGGTCGCTTCCTTGATAGAGAATTATATGATGCATCAACGATCTATTAAATAG
- a CDS encoding ADP-ribosylglycohydrolase family protein yields the protein MKQTVFAMIAGVSLFIGVTSCSQQPSAKDQTTVPAEFTISKEKLMDKIKGGWAGQTIGCTYGGPTEFKYNGTMIQEYVPIVWPDGYIKWWYENVPGLYDDVYMDLTFVDVFDRLGLDAPVDSFAMAFATAGYTLWHANQSARYNILQGIMPPASGHWLNNPHADDLDYQIEADYAGLMSPGMPNTASEISDKIGHIMNYGDGWYGGVYVGAMYSLSFISDDIEFIVTEALKTIPEQSTYYKCMSDVIRWHKEYPDDWKRTWFECEKKWSSDIGCPDGVFVPFNIDAVINSAYILIGLLYGEGDFYKTLDISTRCGQDSDCNPASAGGILGTILGYSRIPDYWMKNLREVENMDFAYTTISLNKTYQMGFDQALQVIERNGGSVSGDEVTIKCQQPVAVRYEKAFEGMYPIEKVAVNKNLSDVGELPFEGTGAVFKGFVNAKDDKYVAKVEMYLDGELVETANLPASYTTRRNDLFWKYQLPKGKHTATFKWLNPRNDVSVHFGEILIYSDAPKEIVHQ from the coding sequence ATGAAACAAACAGTATTTGCGATGATAGCGGGAGTCTCTTTATTTATAGGGGTGACCTCATGTTCCCAACAACCCTCGGCAAAGGATCAAACGACGGTGCCCGCTGAGTTTACGATTAGTAAAGAAAAGTTGATGGATAAGATTAAGGGAGGTTGGGCCGGACAAACCATAGGCTGTACGTATGGCGGTCCGACGGAGTTCAAATATAACGGAACGATGATTCAAGAATACGTACCGATCGTATGGCCGGACGGATATATCAAGTGGTGGTACGAGAATGTACCCGGATTGTACGATGATGTTTATATGGACCTTACATTCGTGGATGTCTTTGACCGGTTGGGATTGGACGCTCCTGTGGACTCATTCGCCATGGCGTTCGCTACGGCGGGATATACGTTATGGCATGCTAACCAGTCGGCACGTTATAATATTTTGCAAGGGATCATGCCTCCGGCGTCCGGCCATTGGCTGAATAACCCTCATGCGGATGATCTGGATTATCAGATCGAGGCGGACTATGCCGGACTGATGTCGCCGGGTATGCCGAATACGGCTTCCGAGATTTCTGATAAGATCGGGCATATCATGAATTACGGAGACGGTTGGTACGGCGGTGTGTATGTCGGGGCGATGTATTCGTTATCGTTTATCTCGGATGATATCGAGTTTATCGTGACCGAGGCGTTAAAGACGATACCGGAGCAAAGTACCTATTATAAATGTATGAGCGATGTGATCCGCTGGCATAAGGAATATCCGGACGATTGGAAACGCACTTGGTTTGAGTGTGAGAAGAAATGGAGCTCGGATATTGGTTGTCCGGATGGCGTTTTCGTTCCGTTCAATATCGATGCCGTGATCAATAGCGCATACATTCTTATCGGCTTGCTTTATGGTGAGGGAGATTTCTATAAGACATTGGATATCTCTACCCGTTGTGGACAAGATTCGGATTGCAACCCAGCCTCTGCGGGTGGTATCTTAGGAACAATCCTTGGTTATAGCCGTATACCGGATTATTGGATGAAGAACTTGAGAGAGGTGGAGAATATGGATTTTGCCTATACGACCATCTCATTGAATAAGACTTACCAAATGGGCTTCGATCAAGCGTTGCAAGTGATAGAGCGCAACGGCGGTTCCGTTTCAGGTGACGAGGTGACGATCAAATGCCAGCAACCTGTAGCCGTTCGTTACGAGAAGGCTTTCGAGGGTATGTATCCGATAGAGAAAGTGGCGGTTAATAAGAATTTGTCCGATGTAGGAGAACTTCCATTTGAGGGAACAGGCGCCGTATTCAAAGGCTTTGTGAACGCTAAAGATGATAAATACGTAGCGAAAGTAGAGATGTACCTAGATGGGGAGCTGGTTGAGACGGCGAACCTTCCGGCATCCTATACGACTCGTAGGAACGACCTGTTTTGGAAGTATCAGCTGCCCAAGGGAAAACATACGGCTACGTTTAAATGGCTAAATCCACGTAATGATGTCTCCGTACATTTCGGTGAGATACTGATTTACTCGGATGCTCCGAAAGAGATTGTTCACCAATAA
- the rbsK gene encoding ribokinase: MKDLRNHNILVVGSSNTDMVIKTNHLPRPGETVLGGTFFMNPGGKGANQAVAVARLGGQVSFICKTGSDIFGHQSQQLFEEEGIDTSYIFSDPKNPSGVALITVDAHAENCIVVASGANANLLPSDLAKSEEAIEKADLILMQLEIPMDTVEFVAKMASKKNKRVILNPAPAQTLSATLLRHLYMITPNETEAEMISGVKITDEVSAKKAAQVIMEMGVQNVIVTLGSKGALIYCDSMVDMVPAIKVEAVDTTAAGDIFNGALTVALAEGRDLREAVRFACKASAISVTRVGAQSSAPYRNEVDIFD, translated from the coding sequence ATGAAAGACTTACGGAATCATAATATATTGGTTGTTGGAAGTAGCAATACCGATATGGTCATAAAGACGAATCATCTCCCTCGTCCGGGAGAGACGGTATTGGGCGGAACATTTTTTATGAACCCGGGTGGGAAAGGAGCGAATCAAGCGGTTGCTGTTGCGCGGTTAGGGGGACAGGTCTCGTTTATTTGTAAAACAGGCAGTGATATATTCGGACATCAATCCCAGCAGCTATTTGAGGAAGAGGGGATTGATACTTCCTATATTTTCTCAGATCCGAAGAATCCATCTGGCGTAGCGTTGATTACGGTGGATGCTCATGCTGAAAACTGTATTGTGGTGGCCTCCGGAGCTAATGCTAATCTATTACCTTCTGATTTAGCGAAATCGGAAGAGGCGATAGAAAAAGCCGATTTGATTTTAATGCAATTGGAGATTCCTATGGATACTGTCGAGTTTGTCGCTAAGATGGCATCGAAGAAGAACAAACGGGTAATATTGAATCCGGCTCCAGCTCAAACTTTGTCGGCTACGTTACTCCGGCATCTGTATATGATTACCCCGAATGAGACAGAGGCAGAGATGATCTCTGGCGTGAAGATCACGGATGAGGTTTCCGCGAAGAAGGCTGCGCAAGTTATAATGGAGATGGGAGTACAGAACGTAATCGTTACTTTAGGCTCAAAAGGAGCTTTGATCTATTGTGATTCCATGGTAGATATGGTTCCTGCGATAAAAGTGGAAGCCGTTGATACTACTGCCGCCGGGGATATTTTCAACGGCGCTTTAACGGTGGCTTTGGCTGAGGGGCGGGATTTAAGGGAAGCCGTGAGATTCGCTTGCAAAGCTTCCGCCATTTCCGTGACTCGTGTGGGAGCGCAATCTTCCGCTCCTTATCGGAATGAGGTGGATATTTTTGATTAA
- a CDS encoding winged helix-turn-helix transcriptional regulator — MKNFHPTGNCPVRDVLSRLGDKWSMLVLITLSANGTMRFSDIHKTIADVSQRMLTVTLRTLESDGLIERKVYAEVPPRVEYCLTERGLSLIPHIQGLVDWALQQMSGIMESRVLHTS, encoded by the coding sequence ATGAAAAACTTTCATCCGACAGGGAATTGCCCCGTAAGAGACGTATTGAGCCGGCTAGGAGATAAATGGTCTATGCTAGTGCTTATCACTTTAAGTGCTAACGGTACCATGCGTTTTAGTGATATCCATAAAACCATTGCGGATGTATCGCAACGTATGCTGACCGTAACCTTGCGCACGTTGGAATCGGATGGTCTGATCGAACGAAAGGTCTATGCGGAAGTTCCTCCCCGAGTAGAATACTGCTTAACGGAAAGAGGATTAAGTCTTATTCCCCATATCCAAGGCTTGGTGGATTGGGCGTTGCAGCAGATGAGTGGTATTATGGAAAGCCGGGTTTTACATACGTCATGA
- a CDS encoding DJ-1/PfpI family protein, with protein MAKKVAVLAVNPVNGFGLFQYLESFFENGITYKVYAVADSKEIKTNSGIALTVDDVIANLKGHEDEYDAMVFACGDAVPVFQQNASKQYNIDLMDVIKNFGEKGKIMIGHCAAAMLFDFTGITEGKTLAVHPLAKPAISKGQTTDEDSVVDGNFFTAKEEHYICTMMPQVLEALKK; from the coding sequence ATGGCAAAGAAAGTAGCAGTTTTAGCGGTAAATCCAGTAAATGGATTTGGTTTGTTCCAATATTTGGAATCATTTTTCGAGAATGGCATTACTTATAAAGTATATGCGGTTGCCGATTCAAAAGAGATCAAAACGAACTCTGGCATAGCTTTGACAGTAGACGATGTGATCGCTAATTTAAAAGGGCATGAAGATGAATACGACGCAATGGTATTCGCTTGTGGCGATGCGGTTCCTGTTTTCCAGCAGAACGCTAGCAAACAATACAATATCGATCTAATGGATGTGATTAAGAATTTCGGGGAAAAGGGTAAAATTATGATTGGACATTGCGCTGCCGCTATGCTCTTCGACTTCACCGGAATCACGGAAGGAAAGACGCTAGCGGTACATCCGTTGGCTAAGCCTGCCATTAGCAAAGGACAAACAACAGATGAGGATTCCGTAGTCGATGGCAATTTCTTTACAGCGAAAGAAGAACATTATATCTGTACTATGATGCCTCAAGTTTTGGAGGCCTTGAAGAAATAA
- a CDS encoding ABC transporter permease, producing MNSIYRNFIITLKANKMAATLNICGLVIAFTLFNSVAIRTESERTFDKIHSKAEVIYRLDCVTSKSQWPTQILPFAQAFASSSPHILVSTIINPYVGEVYFTIGRDEILKGYKEPVITCTPGIVSIFDFQLVEGSLDCLDDPEKCLLPESMVRKIFGESSAIGKELLAEEEIWSKERKSLVVGGVYKDFPENTQLNNAIYTSLSSTYCMDDWDNWIFLCYVLLDDPSQKDLICSQFNQAFPFKQYERLQEVQTRLVNLCDIYYMNDMNSVTYIKSGNKRQTDLLFSASFLVVLIAVINFINFTMALVPARIKSINIRKILGDSVWRLRGFLWLESFLFALLSYAISLLLLLVYEGCIGGGFHMKGIVFWGGLFMALCAGLLAGAYPAIYATSIPQRIVLNGSFGLSPKGKRMRECLVGFQYTVSIILIVLSLFIYKQIETMRSHSFGFGNDNVVVVELNKEITEKYKENFTNRLRGYAGIEDVAFAASKIGATNENRGGAAEFNGETIYFYYLNVSPNFLSLMDITANEGRVSRMEDGRNKELLLVFDQKAKRQLNLHVGDRMKTFWGNDARVLGFTDEVVIASTHKASELLATYPVAFVTNEEFYMPYAYIKLMPGADKGNVLLYIRDMLSELSPSCLSDFEFCDTFSRHLYEKEIQFGDRVILSSVLSIWMALAGILSLVLFDVHYQRREIGIRRVYGSFVSEILYRLNKVYLKVLLISFVISIPVSYYFMERWASNFMEKAPVGYLIYFVALLGISILTVGVVTFQSWRAANENPVDML from the coding sequence ATGAACTCTATATATCGAAATTTTATTATCACGTTGAAGGCAAATAAAATGGCGGCAACACTAAATATATGCGGCCTCGTAATCGCCTTTACTTTATTTAATAGCGTAGCTATCCGTACGGAATCCGAACGAACTTTTGATAAAATACACTCGAAAGCCGAGGTTATTTATCGATTGGATTGTGTAACGAGTAAAAGTCAATGGCCTACGCAAATCCTGCCTTTCGCCCAAGCATTTGCCTCGTCTTCTCCACATATATTGGTAAGTACGATCATAAATCCTTACGTAGGGGAAGTTTATTTTACGATCGGGAGGGACGAGATTCTCAAAGGTTATAAGGAACCGGTGATAACCTGTACTCCGGGGATCGTTTCTATATTTGACTTCCAATTGGTGGAAGGTTCACTAGATTGCTTAGATGATCCGGAGAAATGCCTTTTGCCGGAAAGTATGGTCCGGAAGATATTTGGCGAGTCATCGGCTATTGGTAAGGAGTTGCTTGCGGAAGAAGAGATTTGGAGCAAGGAACGAAAATCACTAGTCGTAGGAGGAGTTTATAAAGATTTCCCGGAAAACACACAATTGAATAATGCCATTTATACTTCTTTATCGTCGACTTATTGTATGGATGATTGGGATAACTGGATTTTCCTTTGTTATGTCCTTTTAGATGATCCGTCACAAAAAGATCTCATTTGCTCCCAGTTTAACCAAGCATTTCCCTTCAAGCAATACGAGAGGCTCCAAGAGGTACAGACCCGTTTGGTGAATTTATGCGATATTTATTATATGAATGATATGAATAGTGTTACTTACATAAAATCAGGGAATAAAAGACAAACGGATTTGTTGTTTAGCGCTTCGTTTCTAGTGGTATTGATAGCAGTGATTAATTTTATAAACTTTACAATGGCATTGGTTCCGGCAAGAATAAAAAGTATTAACATCCGCAAAATTCTAGGGGACTCGGTATGGCGGTTGCGTGGATTTCTTTGGTTAGAGTCTTTTCTTTTTGCGCTATTGTCTTATGCTATATCCTTGTTGCTGTTATTGGTTTATGAAGGTTGCATTGGAGGAGGCTTTCATATGAAGGGAATAGTTTTTTGGGGTGGATTATTTATGGCTTTGTGTGCGGGACTATTGGCCGGTGCATATCCGGCTATTTATGCGACTTCTATTCCTCAGCGAATCGTGCTGAATGGTTCTTTCGGTTTGTCTCCAAAGGGAAAAAGAATGCGGGAATGTCTGGTTGGTTTTCAGTATACGGTTTCAATTATATTGATCGTCCTGTCACTGTTTATTTATAAGCAGATAGAGACAATGCGGAGTCATTCCTTTGGTTTCGGGAATGATAATGTAGTTGTCGTAGAATTGAATAAGGAGATAACCGAGAAATATAAAGAGAATTTTACCAACCGTTTGCGTGGTTATGCGGGAATTGAGGATGTGGCTTTCGCCGCTAGTAAGATAGGAGCGACCAATGAGAATCGTGGCGGGGCCGCAGAGTTTAATGGAGAGACTATTTATTTTTATTATTTGAATGTATCACCTAATTTTTTATCCCTTATGGATATTACCGCGAACGAAGGGCGTGTCTCAAGGATGGAAGATGGGAGGAATAAAGAGTTGCTTTTGGTTTTTGACCAAAAAGCGAAAAGGCAATTAAACCTTCATGTGGGTGACCGTATGAAAACCTTTTGGGGGAATGATGCCCGGGTATTAGGATTTACGGATGAGGTGGTGATCGCTTCCACACATAAAGCATCGGAGCTGCTAGCTACTTATCCTGTCGCTTTTGTGACGAATGAGGAATTTTATATGCCTTACGCTTATATTAAGTTGATGCCGGGGGCTGATAAAGGAAATGTTTTACTTTATATTAGGGACATGCTCAGCGAACTTTCTCCTTCATGTTTATCCGATTTTGAGTTTTGCGATACATTTTCCCGGCATCTGTATGAAAAAGAAATCCAGTTTGGCGACCGGGTTATTTTATCCAGTGTTTTATCTATCTGGATGGCATTGGCAGGTATTTTAAGTCTGGTATTGTTTGATGTCCACTATCAGCGGCGAGAAATTGGTATAAGGCGGGTGTATGGATCTTTCGTGAGTGAGATACTATATCGTTTGAATAAAGTCTATTTAAAGGTCTTGCTCATTAGTTTTGTTATCTCGATTCCAGTTTCCTATTATTTTATGGAGAGATGGGCCAGTAATTTTATGGAGAAAGCCCCTGTCGGTTATTTGATTTATTTTGTCGCATTGCTAGGGATCAGTATCCTGACGGTAGGAGTGGTCACGTTCCAAAGTTGGAGGGCGGCGAATGAGAATCCGGTGGATATGTTATAG
- a CDS encoding aldose epimerase family protein: MKNINTLSGLSVANFSKQIDGKETALYTLCNKVGAELAITNYGAKIVSLMVPDKNGKMTDVVTGHNSIEEYLTSEEPYFGAICGRYGNRIAAGKFTIDGITYDKLAINNGPNSLHGGIKGFNAVVWDAKQIDEQTIELKYTSADGEEGFPGELKTTVTYHLTNENEVVISYQASTDKPTVLNLTNHSYFNLSGAGDPYIGDHILTINADYYLPTDNTAIPYGPKEKVEGTPMDFRTPHEVGERINDNFEQLIFGKGYDHTYILNKEDNELSYCARCSSPKTGIVMETYTTQPGVQLYTGNWMTGNFEGKNGQRYPERAALCLETQHFPDSPNKPEYPTTELRPGEVFQSTTIYKFSVE; the protein is encoded by the coding sequence ATGAAGAACATAAATACACTGTCGGGCTTGTCTGTTGCTAACTTCAGCAAGCAAATTGACGGGAAAGAAACGGCGCTTTATACCCTGTGTAACAAGGTTGGAGCAGAGCTAGCGATCACGAATTATGGAGCGAAAATCGTCTCACTGATGGTTCCGGATAAGAACGGAAAAATGACCGATGTCGTTACTGGCCATAATTCGATTGAAGAGTACTTAACATCAGAAGAACCTTATTTCGGTGCCATTTGCGGTCGTTATGGAAATCGTATCGCCGCTGGAAAATTCACGATCGACGGTATTACTTATGACAAATTAGCCATAAATAATGGCCCCAATAGCTTGCATGGCGGAATCAAGGGATTCAATGCGGTCGTATGGGACGCCAAACAAATAGACGAGCAAACCATTGAGTTGAAATATACCTCCGCCGATGGCGAGGAAGGTTTCCCCGGAGAACTAAAGACAACCGTAACTTATCATCTGACAAATGAGAATGAGGTCGTTATCTCCTATCAAGCCTCTACGGACAAACCTACGGTCTTGAATCTAACCAATCATTCTTATTTTAACCTATCCGGTGCGGGAGACCCTTATATAGGAGACCATATTCTCACGATCAACGCCGACTATTATCTGCCTACAGACAATACGGCAATCCCGTACGGACCTAAAGAGAAGGTAGAAGGTACACCGATGGACTTCCGGACTCCTCATGAGGTAGGCGAACGAATCAATGACAATTTCGAACAGCTTATATTCGGTAAGGGATATGACCACACGTACATATTAAATAAAGAGGACAACGAACTTTCTTACTGCGCTCGCTGCTCCTCCCCCAAGACCGGTATCGTAATGGAAACTTATACGACTCAACCGGGCGTGCAATTATACACAGGTAACTGGATGACTGGGAATTTCGAAGGTAAGAACGGACAACGCTACCCGGAACGGGCCGCTTTATGTCTGGAAACCCAACATTTCCCCGATAGCCCCAACAAACCGGAATATCCGACAACGGAACTCCGCCCGGGCGAGGTTTTCCAAAGTACTACTATTTATAAATTCAGTGTAGAATAA
- a CDS encoding MFS transporter → MESTAKKNYTLPIIMMVALFFMISFVTGLQNPFGIIVKNQFAASNFMSQLGNAANFIAYAFMGIPAGMLLQKIGYKKTALLAIIVGFCGVGISYLSGVAGSYAVYLTGAFVSGFSMCMLNTVVNPMLNTLGGGGNKGNQLIQVAGSVNSIGATIVPVLVGYLIGDAAKAQISDANPALFLAMGIFAIVFIVLFCMQIPEPHMVKENEAKTPDKHSALSFRHFILGAIAIFLYVGVEVGIPNFMNLFATSSEIGIDPTVAGSIVGTYWFLMMIGRLFGASFGAKISSKAMLSSAATVGMIFILIAIFAPATTKVSMPVFLSDISFGMVEVPVGIMFMALCGLCTSIMWGGIFNLAVEGLGKYTAAASGIFMVMVCGGGILPLIQGAVADAGGFITSFWVVFLGLAYLLYYALIGSKNVNKDIPVE, encoded by the coding sequence ATGGAATCAACAGCAAAAAAGAATTACACATTGCCTATTATCATGATGGTGGCTCTCTTCTTCATGATATCTTTCGTGACGGGTCTACAGAACCCATTCGGTATCATCGTTAAGAACCAGTTCGCTGCCAGCAACTTCATGTCGCAGCTGGGTAACGCGGCTAACTTTATCGCCTATGCCTTCATGGGTATTCCGGCCGGTATGCTATTGCAGAAGATCGGTTACAAGAAAACCGCTTTGTTAGCGATCATCGTAGGTTTCTGTGGTGTAGGTATTTCTTATCTTTCCGGTGTGGCTGGTAGCTACGCTGTTTATTTGACAGGTGCTTTCGTGTCCGGTTTCTCTATGTGTATGTTGAATACCGTAGTAAACCCGATGTTGAACACGCTAGGTGGTGGTGGAAACAAAGGTAACCAATTAATTCAGGTTGCCGGCTCCGTAAACTCTATCGGCGCTACGATCGTTCCGGTATTGGTTGGTTATTTGATCGGTGACGCTGCCAAGGCTCAGATCAGTGACGCTAACCCGGCATTGTTCTTGGCTATGGGTATCTTTGCCATCGTATTTATCGTATTGTTCTGCATGCAAATTCCAGAACCGCATATGGTTAAGGAAAATGAAGCCAAGACTCCGGACAAGCACAGCGCGCTTTCTTTCCGTCACTTCATTTTAGGTGCCATCGCAATCTTCTTGTATGTGGGTGTCGAAGTAGGTATTCCTAACTTCATGAACTTGTTCGCTACTTCTTCTGAGATCGGTATCGATCCTACAGTAGCCGGTTCTATCGTGGGTACATATTGGTTCTTGATGATGATCGGACGTTTGTTCGGTGCCTCTTTCGGAGCTAAGATCTCTAGTAAGGCGATGTTGTCATCAGCCGCCACGGTAGGTATGATCTTTATCTTGATCGCTATCTTTGCCCCTGCTACGACTAAAGTTAGTATGCCTGTATTCTTGTCTGATATCTCTTTCGGTATGGTTGAGGTTCCGGTTGGAATCATGTTCATGGCTCTTTGTGGTTTATGTACTTCCATCATGTGGGGTGGTATCTTCAACTTGGCAGTAGAAGGTTTAGGTAAATATACGGCAGCCGCTTCCGGTATCTTCATGGTGATGGTTTGCGGTGGAGGTATTCTTCCGTTGATCCAAGGAGCTGTAGCCGACGCTGGCGGTTTCATTACTAGCTTTTGGGTGGTATTCCTAGGATTGGCATATTTGCTATATTACGCTTTGATCGGTAGCAAGAACGTAAACAAAGACATTCCTGTTGAATAA